DNA sequence from the Deltaproteobacteria bacterium genome:
TCTTCGATGAGATCTTCAGGGCCGCCTTCCAGCTTAATCACCTTGGCTTTTTCAATATCTTCTTCCAACTTGAAAACTTCTGGACAGATCTCTTCACAGGACCCACGCCCAATGCATTTTTCTTCGTCAATCTACGAGACACTTCCTACCTCCTTGCCTCTGAGAAATCAGCAAATTATTCCGCGCCTCGGGCGTCATCGCAGGGTTCATCTTCGTTATAACCTCTGGCTTGTTCGGCACTCGGTGCGACCGTGCAATGCGGTAGGGGCTGTTGAACCAAATGGTTAAGGGATGCCTTTATAAAAGCCGGAAGATCCCCAGGGTGCCGGCTTGAAATGAGATTTCCATCCACCACCACTTCCTGATCCAAAAAATTAGAGCCGGCATTTTTGATATCTTGAACGATCGACTTCCAGCCGGTTACTTTTCGTCCCCGAAGGACATCTGCCGTAATCAATAGTTGCGGGCCATGACATATTGCAAATACCGGTTTGCCACTCTCGAAAAAATCTTTAGCGAATTGAACAGCTCTATCGTCTGCCCTTAGTCGATCTGGAGAATATCCACCAGGTATCAAAAGTGCGTCAAAATTATCTACTGATACATCCTCCACGGATTTCTCGATCTTAACTGGAGTATCCTTTTTCTTTCCCTTCACTGTCTCACCGGACTTTAGGCCTACATGAACAAGTTTATGTCCGGCATTTAGAAACTCCTTTGCCGGCTCTGTATATTCTGAATCCTCAAATAAGTTGTCTATAATAACAGCGATTTTGCTCATTACATCCTCCTTATTAGGTTTATCTTTCATTAACAACGTGCTCATCATTGCGGG
Encoded proteins:
- a CDS encoding ferredoxin; amino-acid sequence: MDEEKCIGRGSCEEICPEVFKLEEDIEKAKVIKLEGGPEDLIEEAIETCPVECNYWG
- a CDS encoding type 1 glutamine amidotransferase, with product MSKIAVIIDNLFEDSEYTEPAKEFLNAGHKLVHVGLKSGETVKGKKKDTPVKIEKSVEDVSVDNFDALLIPGGYSPDRLRADDRAVQFAKDFFESGKPVFAICHGPQLLITADVLRGRKVTGWKSIVQDIKNAGSNFLDQEVVVDGNLISSRHPGDLPAFIKASLNHLVQQPLPHCTVAPSAEQARGYNEDEPCDDARGAE